The Triticum aestivum cultivar Chinese Spring chromosome 7B, IWGSC CS RefSeq v2.1, whole genome shotgun sequence genome window below encodes:
- the LOC123161558 gene encoding uncharacterized protein produces the protein MSTAVTPSAPFRSDTIEPLTGSNFPRWKSQVELCLGCNEFDYALREEKPVAPVAGVTGYAELKKEYDVKMEKWNKSNHIALLIMKATISPDISEALPKKDTAKDFLTEMEEQFKGSDKVYAHELFAKLLQKYTIDGNVRQHILRVVNAFTKLKALECSLSEALLVIIILESLPEEFEQFKVNYNSLKEKWPLSEMTARIVQEEERIMRQKKDHVFHVGSNKRKHDGQGFPKPQKRQVKKEGTKPFNPKAFKGKEAGGSSSAPSSSTAGENACNFCKEEGHYQRDCPGFLKWMNKRGIRYDPNHKRRNKKA, from the exons ATGTCCACTGCCGTGACAC CTTCCGCTCCATTCCGGTCCGACACGATCGAACCACTTACGGGGAGTAACTTCCCTCGTTGGAAGTCCCAAGTCGAATTATGTTTGGGTTGTAATGAATTTGACTATGCCTTGAGGGAAGAAAAACCTGTGGCACCTGTGGCAGGTGTCACAGGGTATGCAGAACTCAAGAAGGAGTATGATGTTAAGATGGAAAAGTGGAATAAGTCCAACCATATTGCGCTTCTCATCATGAAAGCGACAATATCGCCGGACATTTCTGAAGCACTCCCTAAGAAAGATACTGCTAAAGATTTCCTCACTGAAATGGAGGAGCAATTTAAAGGCTCCGACAAAGTGTATGCTCATGAGCTTTTTGCTAAACTTCTTCAGAAATACACTATTGACGGAAATGTTAGGCAGCACATATTGAGGGTGGTAAATGCTTTCACCAAGCTTAAGGCTTTGGAGTGTTCTTTAAGTGAAGCCCTTCTTGTCATAATTATTCTTGAGTCTCTTCCTGAAGAGTTTGAACAATTTAAGGTCAACTATAACTCTCTAAAGGAAAAATGGCCACTCTCTGAGATGACCGCAAGGATCGTCCAGGAGGAAGAAAGGATCATGAGGCAGAAGAAAGACCATGTCTTTCATGTTGGCTCTAACAAGAGAAAGCATGACGGACAAGGTTTCCCTAAGCCTCAGAAAAGGCAAGTCAAGAAAGAAGGCACTAAGCCATTCAACCCTAAGGCATTCAAGGGTAAAGAAGCCGGTGGTTCTTCTTCTGCTCCTAGCAGCTCCACTGCTGGAGAAAATGCTTGTAACTTCTGCAAAGAAGAGGGACACTATCAAAGGGACTGCCCAGGCTTTCTAAAATGGATGAACAAAAGAG GGATTCGATACGATCCAAACCAtaagaggaggaacaagaaagctTAA
- the LOC123162578 gene encoding putative F-box/LRR-repeat protein At5g02930, translating into MLISCGGSGRRDDLVMATATSCGGADHLGALPDEILQHTLSFLPSRETVRTSLLARRWRHQSKSAPALRITGFEPFETARQINDFVNHLIALRNRTPLHACEIPAYKEYEDDGEPHHDNSDRDEPFRYTDLWIRYAMSCHVRLLRLSNHDPDDLDAQHESMYIQRVLLLAPIASRHLTTLELDGVAFWREYPLDLSSCPNLETAKMNRCSSLIDVNISSRSVRCLCITHYHFYSYQEKPRALIYVPSLVYLELTGGRGLVPSFESMPLLQTACIKFDWTSTREDNNDGFLLLGRLSDATNLELISEPQALSFRKDLMRCTAFSKLKTLSLNDWCVEPDFGPLLHFLQRSPSLEKLCLRLSKPDEHAKETDGSYVSTEPFLASKHLRVVNIRCQANDERVHKILKVMVAYGVPHEQINVKEGNWSSEGSYADSEQSDYSYSDTDESD; encoded by the exons ATGCTCATCTCATGCGGCGGCAGTGGGCGCCGTGATGACCTGGTCATGGCTACGGCCACCAGTTGCGGTGGAGCAGACCACCTAGGCGCGCTCCCGGACGAGATCCTCCAGCACACGCTGTCATTCCTGCCGTCGCGCGAGACCGTGCGCACCAGCCTGCTCGCCCGCCGCTGGCGCCACCAGTCGAAGTCCGCGCCGGCCCTGCGGATCACCGGCTTCGAGCCCTTCGAGACCGCCCGTCAGATTAATGACTTCGTCAACCACCTCATCGCCCTCCGCAATCGGACGCCTCTCCACGCGTGCGAGATCCCCGCCTACAAGGAGTACGAGGACGACGGCGAGCCGCACCATGACAACAGCGACCGCGACGAGCCCTTCCGGTACACCGATCTGTGGATCCGGTACGCCATGTCGTGCCATGTCCGGCTGCTTCGACTCAGCAACCATGACCCCGATGATCTAGACGCCCAACACGAGTCTATGTATATACAGCGTGTTCTGCTGCTGGCTCCCATCGCCTCGCGCCATCTGACCACGTTGGAGCTCGACGGCGTGGCGTTCTGGAGAGAATACCCTCTGGATTTATCGAGCTGTCCCAACCTGGAGACCGCCAAGATGAACCGATGCTCCTCACTGATTGACGTCAATATATCGTCACGATCTGTGCGATGTCTTTGTATCACGCACTACCATTTTTATAGCTATCAGGAGAAACCTCGTGCTCTCATTTATGTCCCAAGCCTCGTCTACTTAGAGCTGACCGGCGGCCGTGGCCTGGTTCCTTCGTTTGAGAGCATGCCTCTGTTGCAAACAGCATGTATCAAGTTTGACTGGACTTCAACTAGGGAAGACAACAATGATGGTTTCTTGCTTCTTGGACGCCTGTCAGATGCCACTAATCTAGAACTCATATCCGAGCCTCAAGCG CTTTCTTTCAGGAAAGATTTAATGCGGTGCACTGCATTTAGCAAGCTCAAAACCTTGTCACTCAATGATTGGTGTGTAGAGCCTGATTTTGGTCCACTACTCCACTTTCTCCAGAGGTCACCAAGTCTCGAGAAGCTCTGCCTCCGACTATCTAAG CCAGATGAACATGCTAAAGAAACAGACGGAAGCTATGTTTCAACTGAACCATTTTTGGCATCGAAGCATCTTAGGGTTGTCAATATCAGATGTCAGGCAAATGATGAGCGAGTTCACAAAATTTTGAAGGTCATGGTTGCCTATGGAGTACCTCATGAGCAAATCAACGTCAAGGAAGGAAATTGGTCTTCTGAGG GATCATATGCAGATTCCGAGCAGTCAGACTATTCATATTCAGATACGGATGAGTCGGATTAA
- the LOC123161433 gene encoding putative F-box/FBD/LRR-repeat protein At5g56810, with protein MQPMPAHRRPNLSDAAGVSAGGGDDRLSALPDDLLIHILLKLQDAPVAARTSVLARRWRRVWALLPELHFPDGTDSDGIRAALAAHDAPAISLLSVAAIKATPESVAAWLPIDACRLSGVLDFRNRGTMDETSAASPLKLPCFQNATKVVLDLDSIGLTLPPSGIFTRLAELVLISIHLHGPCSISDVVSSSRCPSLQRLVVSSVKGLDKFTIHSESLLELVLSGLPGLHQLNVVALALKDLAVRGCFTDALNRSQHIANISAPQLVTLDWKSSYDPSSVQLGEMAHLQQLTTQYLIVYGQYVFSAHNRHCLMLLQRFDHIRRLVLYLVYAPLQVNGRFLMEEMTNFPNITSLTLNVVACSHSFGASSFHVLSMSSGVRELEIRLVDLPSEHEALASACQSGCICAEPSNWETEELVLHCLEEVVISGLRGTEHELAFVKRLFNWTTVLKRMTVNFRVSMTESNAKELRQQLLSFSRPGICMKFLQHGKACSFD; from the exons ATGCAGCCCATGCCGGCGCATCGGCGGCCAAACCTCTCCGACGCCGCCGGTGTCTCCGCTGGAGGTGGCGACGACCGGCTCAGCGCGCTGCCGGACGACCTCCTCATCCACATCCTCCTCAAGCTCCAGGACGCCCCCGTCGCCGCTCGGACCAGCGTCCTTGCCCGCCGCTGGCGCCGCGTCTGGGCTCTCCTGCCGGAGCTCCATTTCCCCGATGGCACTGACTCTGACGGCAtacgcgccgccctcgccgcccatgATGCGCCGGCCATCAGCCTTCTCTCCGTTGCCGCCATCAAGGCCACCCCCGAATCCGTCGCGGCATGGCTCCCCATCGACGCCTGTCGCCTCTCCGGTGTCCTAGATTTCAGGAACAGGGGGACCATGGACGAGACCTCGGCCGCCTCTCCTTTGAAGCTGCCTTGCTTTCAGAACGCAACCAAGGTCGTGCTTGATCTAGATTCTATCGGCCTCACCCTGCCGCCTTCCGGCATATTTACCCGGCTCGCCGAGCTGGTGCTGATTAGCATCCATCTGCACGGTCCGTGTAGCATCAGTGATGTCGTCTCCTCATCACGGTGTCCATCTTTGCAGCGGCTTGTCGTCAGCAGTGTCAAGGGTCTGGACAAGTTCACAATCCACTCAGAGTCTCTCCTAGAATTGGTGCTGAGTGGTCTCCCTGGCTTGCACCAGCTCAATGTCGTTGCACTGGCTCTGAAGGACTTAGCAGTACGGGGTTGCTTCACTGATGCTCTCAATCGGAGTCAACACATTGCAAACATCTCAGCCCCTCAGCTGGTGACACTTGATTGGAAGAGTTCTTATGATCCTAGCTCTGTCCAGCTTGGCGAGATGGCACATCTCCAACAGCTGACAACGCAATATTTAATTGTATATGGACAATATGTATTTTCTGCACATAATCGTCATTGCTTGATGCTTCTGCAGCGCTTTGACCACATCAGGAGACTTGTTCTCTACCTTGTCTATGCACCG CTTCAAGTCAACGGCCGATTCTTGATGGAGGAGATGACAAACTTTCCTAACATTACCAGCTTGACACTAAATGTAGTGGCATGTAGTCATTCCTTTGGAGCCAGCTCATTCCATGTTCTCAGTATGTCTAGTGGCGTAAGAGAGCTCGAGATTAGACTTGTCGACCTGCCGAGCGAACACGAG GCACTCGCTTCTGCATGCCAATCAGGTTGCATTTGTGCCGAGCCATCAAACTGGGAAACAGAGGAACTCGTCCTCCATTGCCTCGAAGAAGTAGTAATCAGTGGCCTGAGAGGAACTGAACATGAACTCGCTTTTGTGAAAAGGTTATTCAACTGGACAACAGTGCTAAAGAGGATGACAGTAAATTTTCGTGTTTCAATGACTGAAAGCAACGCCAAAGAGCTTCGCCAGCAGCTATTAAGCTTCTCTAGGCCAGGAATATGTATGAAATTCCTGCAGCATGGAAAAGCTTGTTCATTTGACTAG